A region from the Lentimonas sp. CC4 genome encodes:
- a CDS encoding DUF362 domain-containing protein, whose protein sequence is MLLIGGLLMPSMVRAQEGLAPRAPLGLVWEAPLAEGKLYYTEVAALVEAYEAQVGARLAPGERGKVGIKVNSRSGRGLSTPLQLLRAMIEVLEARGFERESIVIVDYSEHQLRQAGIMPSLSSDLAHFEGCPVYALDSERYYDPDWFYDSPLPPSMNQEPQLLGGLGRGSSALEEGAIERKSFLAAPLLFDVDFWVNLAVGVDDKALGVDGALANATLWNVSNSQRFLGNEATASAAVAEIAAIPELHERMVLHFVSLERYQYIGGPRFKSRYTRSEPLLWMSSDPVAIDRMLYDRMNKYRLLDGFPEISPLPRQLPFAASLGLGVYDKSQIRLQHLSFVAPESADAGSEDAGSE, encoded by the coding sequence TTGCTCCTGATTGGTGGTTTGCTGATGCCATCGATGGTGCGTGCGCAGGAAGGGTTGGCGCCGCGTGCGCCGTTGGGTTTAGTTTGGGAGGCGCCTCTTGCGGAAGGAAAACTTTATTACACCGAGGTGGCGGCTTTGGTCGAGGCGTATGAAGCACAGGTGGGCGCTCGCTTGGCCCCGGGGGAGCGCGGCAAGGTTGGTATCAAGGTCAATTCGCGCAGTGGCCGTGGGTTGAGCACCCCGTTACAGCTACTTCGAGCGATGATCGAGGTGCTGGAGGCGCGTGGTTTTGAGCGGGAATCAATTGTGATCGTGGATTATTCCGAGCATCAGTTGAGGCAGGCGGGCATTATGCCTTCTTTGAGTTCGGATCTGGCCCATTTCGAGGGGTGCCCAGTGTATGCGTTGGACAGTGAGCGCTATTATGATCCGGATTGGTTTTATGACAGCCCGTTGCCACCAAGTATGAATCAGGAGCCGCAGTTGTTGGGCGGCCTCGGGCGAGGGAGTAGTGCATTGGAAGAGGGCGCGATCGAGCGTAAGAGCTTTTTGGCCGCACCGCTATTATTTGATGTGGATTTTTGGGTGAACTTGGCGGTTGGTGTGGATGATAAGGCTTTGGGCGTGGATGGTGCGCTAGCCAATGCGACCTTGTGGAATGTGAGTAATAGTCAGCGCTTTCTCGGTAATGAGGCGACCGCCTCGGCTGCAGTGGCTGAAATCGCTGCGATCCCCGAGTTACATGAGCGCATGGTGTTGCACTTCGTCTCTTTGGAGCGCTACCAGTATATCGGCGGGCCTCGGTTTAAATCGCGCTACACACGCTCGGAGCCGTTGCTATGGATGAGCTCAGATCCAGTGGCGATTGACCGCATGCTGTATGATCGGATGAATAAGTATCGGCTGCTGGATGGTTTTCCGGAGATATCACCGCTGCCGCGTCAGTTGCCCTTTGCGGCAAGCCTTGGCTTGGGAGTCTATGATAAGTCGCAGATCCGTCTGCAGCATTTGTCGTTTGTGGCGCCTGAAAGTGCGGATGCTGGCTCCGAGGATGCTGGCTCCGAATAA